CGTATCATTGGAATCACTCCAGAAGGTGAAAGCTATGTTTTTGCTGAGAACAAGCTTAATGGTTCTGAATTAGCCGGTCCCACCTTTTCTTGCGATGGAAGAACTTTTTTCGTAAATGTTCAAAGCCCTGGGATCTCCTATGCGATTTGGGGACCTTTCAATCGCAAAAACGCCGGCCGTCAAAGACTAATGGGACATGCTGCTCCACCAGCCGCTTACTCCCCGCAAGTATCAGACAAGCTTTCAGCGTTTGCAGAAAATCAAGGCATAACAACCCTTGAAGCGGCAGCATTCCAACGCCATGGTATGCCAATTTTATAGGGTACTGCTGAAGAGCGAATTGAAATTGCAGAAGCCCCCGAGTTAGAGAATTTTATTAGTAATTTAGGAGGAATCGTATAATGTTTCAAAATATCGGAGTTCCAGGTCTAATTATCATACTCGTCATTGCGTTAATCATTTTTGGACCTTCTAAGCTCCCTGAAATTGGACGCGCATTTGGGAACACATTAAAAGAGTTCAAAAAAGCTACAAATGATCTTGTGAATGGCAATAGTGATGAGAAATCAAAGATTGATGAAGGCAAAAAACTTCAAGCTGTTCAGAA
This window of the Bacillus gobiensis genome carries:
- a CDS encoding twin-arginine translocase TatA/TatE family subunit, whose product is MFQNIGVPGLIIILVIALIIFGPSKLPEIGRAFGNTLKEFKKATNDLVNGNSDEKSKIDEGKKLQAVQKEDTKNTGS